One window from the genome of Faecalibacterium sp. HTF-F encodes:
- a CDS encoding recombinase family protein, giving the protein MTSVIYARYSSDNQREESIEGQIRECTAYAEKNGITVIKHYIDRAFSAKTDNRPEFQQMIKDSGKKLFDVVLVWKFDRFARNRFDSANYKMILKKNGVHLISVMEPIAEGSQGILVETLLEGMAEYYSAELSEKVIRGQTENALKGKCTGGTGTIGYKIDDDKFYHLDPLTAPLVLEAFQRYDNGDKMVEIVNFLNDKGVHNMLGGKMTHSSVNTMLKNRRYIGELSFRDIVVPDAIPVIVPKDLFDRVQKRLDKNKRAPACGKADEEYLLTTKLFCGKCGALMFGESGTSATGRTYYYYKCANVKRRKGCNKKTVQKDWLEDLVVRETMKLIQDDAVIDKIVQLVMDVQNQENTTIPLLEKQLREVNKKLDNLMKAIEDGLYTRTTKERLEALEIQKDELTAKIADEKLKKPSFNEDFIRFWLMKFRRFDISQKKQRKALIEIFVNAIFLYDDRMLLTFNYKDGTQTVRLEDTLTADSAEEKSSDLSSSAGP; this is encoded by the coding sequence ATGACCTCCGTAATTTACGCCCGCTATTCCAGCGATAACCAGCGCGAAGAATCCATCGAAGGCCAGATTCGGGAATGCACGGCTTATGCGGAAAAGAACGGTATCACGGTCATCAAGCACTACATTGACCGTGCATTCTCTGCCAAAACGGACAATCGCCCGGAGTTCCAGCAGATGATCAAAGACAGCGGCAAGAAGCTGTTTGATGTTGTTCTCGTCTGGAAATTTGACCGCTTTGCCCGGAATCGTTTTGATAGTGCAAACTACAAGATGATCCTGAAAAAGAACGGTGTCCATCTGATTTCTGTTATGGAACCCATTGCCGAGGGCTCACAGGGCATTCTGGTGGAAACGCTGCTGGAAGGCATGGCAGAATACTATTCGGCAGAGCTGTCCGAAAAAGTGATTCGTGGTCAGACCGAGAACGCCCTGAAGGGTAAGTGCACTGGCGGTACGGGAACCATCGGCTATAAAATCGACGATGACAAGTTTTATCATCTTGACCCGCTGACCGCTCCGCTGGTGCTGGAAGCATTTCAGCGGTATGACAACGGCGATAAGATGGTGGAAATCGTAAACTTCCTCAACGACAAGGGTGTCCACAATATGCTGGGCGGTAAAATGACCCACAGCAGCGTAAATACCATGCTGAAGAACCGTCGATACATTGGCGAACTGTCTTTCCGGGATATCGTTGTGCCGGATGCAATTCCGGTTATTGTTCCGAAAGACCTGTTTGACCGGGTGCAGAAGCGTCTGGATAAGAACAAGCGTGCCCCTGCCTGTGGCAAGGCAGACGAGGAATATCTGCTGACCACCAAGCTGTTCTGCGGCAAGTGTGGTGCGCTGATGTTCGGCGAAAGCGGAACCAGTGCCACCGGACGCACCTACTATTATTATAAATGCGCCAACGTCAAGCGGCGTAAGGGCTGCAACAAAAAGACCGTGCAGAAGGACTGGCTGGAAGATCTGGTTGTTCGGGAGACCATGAAGCTGATTCAGGACGATGCGGTGATCGACAAGATCGTTCAACTGGTCATGGATGTCCAGAATCAGGAGAACACCACGATCCCGCTGCTGGAAAAGCAACTGCGAGAGGTCAACAAAAAGCTGGACAACCTGATGAAGGCTATCGAGGACGGCTTGTACACCCGGACAACGAAAGAGCGTCTGGAAGCTCTGGAAATCCAAAAGGATGAGCTGACTGCAAAAATCGCAGATGAAAAATTGAAGAAGCCTAGCTTCAATGAGGATTTCATCCGGTTCTGGCTGATGAAATTTAGAAGGTTCGATATTTCGCAGAAAAAGCAACGAAAAGCGTTGATTGAAATTTTTGTCAATGCCATTTTCCTGTACGATGACCGGATGCTGCTCACGTTCAACTACAAGGATGGCACCCAAACTGTCCGGCTTGAGGACACTTTGACCGCTGACTCAGCGGAGGAAAAAAGTTCGGATTTGTCCAGCTCTGCTGGACCATAA
- a CDS encoding DUF6036 family nucleotidyltransferase — protein sequence MGKMILDDLRKRLERLDEDADLMIDNNDRYQMVIVGGSAFILLGKLTRATHDIDALSVPKELYSLLGKYDINTDVEAYIDNFPYNFQDRLQPLPFGGTKVQFYTPSLEDLVIAKLCSFRDTDKADVESEAVRNSLDWDLLEHLATDEDELKASILNDWRYRDFYIRYQEYVERWRPCES from the coding sequence TGGGAAAGATGATCTTAGATGACCTCCGCAAGCGTCTGGAACGTCTGGACGAAGATGCCGACCTGATGATCGACAACAACGACCGCTATCAGATGGTGATCGTGGGTGGCAGTGCGTTCATTTTGCTGGGTAAGTTGACCCGCGCTACCCATGACATTGATGCCTTGAGTGTTCCGAAAGAACTGTACAGTTTGCTTGGCAAGTACGACATCAACACCGATGTGGAAGCCTACATCGACAATTTCCCGTATAACTTCCAAGACCGGCTTCAGCCGCTGCCCTTTGGTGGAACAAAGGTACAGTTCTACACACCCAGTCTGGAGGATTTGGTGATTGCAAAGCTCTGCTCGTTCCGGGATACTGACAAGGCAGACGTAGAGAGCGAAGCTGTGCGGAACTCTTTGGATTGGGACTTGCTGGAACACCTTGCAACGGATGAAGATGAACTGAAAGCCAGCATCTTGAACGATTGGCGGTATCGGGATTTTTATATCCGTTATCAGGAGTATGTGGAGAGGTGGAGACCATGCGAAAGCTGA
- a CDS encoding transcriptional regulator — protein MRKLTFEGFLKQYVAELSGVQTASVHKLADCMAENPRLKEPLFLYALAFNKVELLLRYTANSTIAAEYEKLSNLYSLEQMLVLLEKQSSELPEGYLKVWRSYCSVRDAALADNDTKELIHRRVLELQQKKKLTNYRLYTDLKLNPGNVNAWLKHNDSSKMSLDCARQIYKYAKSYPSVR, from the coding sequence ATGCGAAAGCTGACATTTGAGGGTTTCTTGAAGCAGTATGTGGCAGAGCTTTCCGGGGTGCAGACGGCAAGTGTCCATAAGTTGGCAGATTGCATGGCAGAAAATCCCCGCCTGAAAGAACCGCTCTTCCTCTATGCGCTGGCCTTTAATAAAGTAGAACTGCTGCTCCGCTACACCGCAAACAGCACGATTGCTGCGGAATATGAGAAACTTTCTAATCTCTATTCGCTGGAGCAAATGCTGGTGCTTCTTGAAAAGCAATCATCAGAACTGCCGGAAGGCTATTTGAAGGTTTGGCGCAGCTATTGTTCGGTACGGGATGCCGCCCTTGCAGACAATGACACGAAAGAACTGATTCATCGCCGGGTGTTGGAACTTCAGCAAAAAAAGAAACTGACGAATTATCGCCTTTACACAGACTTGAAGCTGAATCCGGGCAATGTGAATGCATGGCTCAAACACAACGATTCCAGCAAAATGAGCCTTGACTGTGCACGGCAGATTTACAAATATGCAAAAAGCTACCCGTCTGTTCGATAA